The Nitriliruptor alkaliphilus DSM 45188 genome includes a region encoding these proteins:
- a CDS encoding HAMP domain-containing sensor histidine kinase: MRTPSLRRRVTASGVAVFVVLVLLLDAFVYLTLQARLEETLDEVLATRAELARELSEQHGGIELAERLSVRGVPAAVTTGDGVQLDTESIPRFEAAPPAPPADQRARRLSTTIALPDGGSVEVFVSSGGVDATLRRVLLVTMLGTAIAVVAAVLLFRRAAAVAIAPLDQVVAAARRTASGQTGERLEPDAPDTELGRFATAYDAMLDSLETALEDTQRTEERTRRFLDDAAHQLRTPLATVRASVEALLREEDPAVRDLLMANLVREVSRADRLLTSLLTLARLDAGQPLATAPTDLVALAHDEAERCRSIAPHLAVEVDATHAPTTLPAGDEGSLRELLANLLDNARRHATDLIVVTIAAADEGTVEVHVRDDGPGIADDDVAVERAFQRFASLDGRGGSGLGLAIGRAIAEGHGGTLTYEERSFVLRLPAAAPPTERSATAQT, from the coding sequence ATGCGGACGCCGTCGCTGCGACGCCGGGTCACCGCCTCCGGCGTCGCCGTGTTCGTCGTGCTGGTCCTGCTCCTCGACGCGTTCGTCTACCTCACCCTCCAGGCGCGGCTCGAGGAGACCCTCGACGAGGTGCTGGCGACCCGGGCCGAGCTCGCTCGTGAACTCAGCGAGCAGCACGGCGGCATCGAACTGGCCGAGCGCCTCAGCGTCCGCGGCGTTCCGGCGGCGGTGACCACCGGTGACGGGGTGCAGCTCGACACCGAGTCGATCCCCCGCTTCGAGGCCGCCCCGCCCGCACCCCCCGCCGACCAGCGGGCTCGGCGACTCTCGACGACGATCGCGCTACCGGACGGGGGCAGCGTGGAGGTCTTCGTCAGCAGCGGGGGCGTCGACGCCACCCTGCGCCGCGTGCTGCTCGTCACGATGCTCGGCACCGCCATCGCGGTGGTGGCTGCGGTGCTGCTGTTCCGCCGAGCGGCCGCGGTCGCGATCGCCCCGCTCGACCAGGTCGTGGCAGCCGCTCGGCGGACGGCATCGGGCCAGACGGGGGAACGGCTCGAACCCGACGCTCCCGACACCGAGCTCGGCCGGTTCGCCACCGCCTACGATGCCATGCTGGATTCGCTCGAGACCGCGCTGGAGGACACCCAGCGGACCGAGGAACGCACCCGCCGCTTCCTCGACGACGCGGCCCACCAGCTCCGTACGCCCCTGGCGACCGTCCGCGCGTCGGTCGAGGCGCTGCTCCGCGAGGAGGACCCTGCGGTCCGGGACCTGCTGATGGCCAACCTGGTCCGCGAGGTCTCCCGGGCCGATCGGCTGCTGACCTCGCTGCTGACCCTCGCACGGCTCGACGCCGGACAGCCGCTGGCCACCGCTCCGACCGACCTCGTGGCGCTGGCCCACGACGAGGCCGAGCGCTGCCGCAGCATCGCGCCCCACCTCGCGGTCGAGGTCGACGCGACGCACGCCCCGACGACCCTCCCCGCCGGTGACGAGGGTTCCCTCCGCGAGCTGCTGGCCAACCTCCTGGACAACGCCCGTCGGCACGCGACCGACCTCATCGTGGTGACCATCGCAGCCGCGGACGAGGGCACCGTCGAGGTCCACGTCCGTGACGATGGACCTGGGATCGCCGACGACGACGTCGCTGTCGAGCGAGCCTTCCAGCGGTTCGCGTCGCTCGACGGTCGCGGGGGGTCGGGGCTCGGGCTGGCGATCGGCCGCGCCATCGCCGAGGGGCACGGCGGCACGCTGACCTACGAGGAACGCAGCTTCGTCCTCCGGCTGCCCGCAGCGGCACCACCCACCGAGCGGTCGGCCACCGCTCAGACCTGA
- a CDS encoding response regulator: MIVETTDHAAPRCVVLVGHDALGLAALAKAAAAAGYEVSAVVDRWVELLVAVVEEDPDAVVLELAMAGRSGLRLISALHALAPRCRIVVLSDLRAIDLPALEAGASAVVDSADLRPLTAALQRPANSTSQV, from the coding sequence GTGATCGTGGAGACGACCGATCACGCAGCGCCCCGGTGCGTCGTGCTCGTCGGCCACGACGCACTGGGGCTGGCCGCGCTCGCGAAGGCCGCCGCAGCCGCCGGCTACGAGGTGTCAGCCGTCGTCGACCGGTGGGTGGAGCTGCTGGTGGCGGTGGTCGAGGAGGACCCTGACGCGGTGGTGCTCGAACTCGCGATGGCCGGCCGGAGCGGGCTCAGGCTCATCTCGGCGTTGCACGCGCTGGCACCACGCTGTCGGATCGTGGTGCTCAGCGACCTGCGTGCGATCGACCTACCCGCGCTGGAGGCGGGGGCCTCGGCGGTCGTCGACTCGGCCGATCTGCGGCCGCTGACCGCCGCCCTGCAGCGTCCAGCGAACTCGACCTCTCAGGTCTGA
- a CDS encoding biotin transporter BioY, producing the protein MSSTTPTFAQPRVLTDLIPGARVKDAALTLGFTLAIAGSAQLFFYLPGNPVPYTGQTFVVLAGAIALGAQRATAGSLLYLALGALGLPFFAASGGATLGYIVGFAVACALLGTWASRGGARSVPAVAAAMVVGNLVIYAFGATWLGIFTGLGAEFAVANGVVPFLWLDAVKIAAAVAVVPPLWKLVGQRDADV; encoded by the coding sequence GTGAGCAGCACCACCCCGACCTTCGCCCAGCCTCGCGTCCTGACCGACCTGATCCCCGGCGCCCGGGTGAAGGATGCCGCGCTGACGCTCGGCTTCACCCTCGCCATCGCCGGCTCCGCCCAGCTGTTCTTCTACCTGCCGGGCAACCCCGTGCCGTACACCGGGCAGACCTTCGTCGTGCTGGCCGGAGCGATCGCCCTCGGCGCGCAGCGAGCCACCGCCGGCTCGCTGCTGTACCTCGCCCTCGGTGCGCTCGGCCTGCCGTTCTTCGCCGCCAGCGGGGGCGCCACCCTCGGCTACATCGTCGGGTTCGCGGTCGCCTGCGCACTGCTCGGCACGTGGGCGTCCCGTGGGGGTGCCCGCAGCGTCCCTGCCGTGGCGGCCGCGATGGTGGTCGGCAACCTCGTCATCTACGCGTTCGGCGCGACCTGGCTCGGCATCTTCACCGGTCTTGGTGCCGAGTTCGCGGTGGCCAACGGGGTGGTGCCGTTCCTCTGGCTCGACGCGGTCAAGATCGCCGCCGCTGTGGCCGTCGTCCCACCGCTGTGGAAGCTGGTCGGACAGCGCGACGCGGACGTCTGA
- a CDS encoding CocE/NonD family hydrolase: MPQSSRSAQPLSPRRLLALAAALALVSAVPVTSPPLLNGDPAGAEMVAAGEEDARRGGPPDGTGKPDDEGRPDGKGKPDQPGKPDRPGKPGDPGGPDDPDTPDPTLEPVDYIAIADQLSQPDYPEIVKTAEMVETFDGESIYIEVTRPDPAVHGDGPWPVILEASPYHGTIADREGIRVFPDPRDESGAPIGMTGYFAPRGYAVVMMDLRGTGRSTGCLDHLGPDDAQDLKAIVEWAADADWSSGDVGMTGHSYVGSTPTVAAAQDPRGLKTIAPSAGLASMYDHQFHSGVPWFLQWVGPMYAYEQLALDRDLPGGDNADAFPNPQFGCGLQNSAITAGHGQVTGQYQGWHAERDWREGAAAADIPIFMIHGVNDNAARIPAAEWFFADRTPRADDKTWIGQWDHGSAGNTTCSEGHVTCRFDQWKYALHAWFDLHLQGRDVPTGPSVEAFLNGESVTVAEDWQPTRAIETLYLDASDGSLATEAPAEASSASFTAIAGDGSTEFVSAPLAEDVVFLGVPQLQLDVSVTGQVVHLVTDLLVEEADGTRRRANLCAANTHLRDSVESPSPVIPGDVMSIDLQCFTQAHRVLAGERLVLSVGTTSGHHVPTFATDVQVTVHTGPDAEGYRLSVVPDAPVFADVPLREGEGDGDDGSGEPQPAGEAQGPVTDTVTVVAPGLGAVGVEPLTEASVPFEVSEGFDNARLQAVATTSLPGDIDLDLQRRTGENTWETVAVGASFDLGGETLALNRPQPGEYRLIVHNWAGPPNQVDVLIRFVNSAGEVGS, translated from the coding sequence GTGCCCCAGTCGTCCCGGTCCGCCCAGCCGTTGTCGCCACGTCGGCTGCTCGCCCTCGCGGCGGCACTGGCGCTGGTCAGCGCCGTTCCCGTCACCTCACCGCCGCTCCTCAACGGTGATCCTGCCGGCGCGGAGATGGTCGCTGCCGGCGAGGAGGATGCCCGCCGCGGTGGCCCGCCCGACGGCACGGGCAAGCCGGACGACGAGGGTCGCCCCGACGGCAAGGGCAAGCCGGATCAGCCGGGCAAGCCGGACCGGCCAGGGAAGCCGGGTGATCCGGGCGGCCCGGACGATCCGGACACTCCCGACCCCACGCTGGAGCCGGTCGACTACATCGCGATCGCCGACCAGCTGTCGCAGCCGGACTACCCCGAGATCGTCAAGACCGCCGAGATGGTCGAGACCTTCGACGGCGAGTCGATCTACATCGAGGTGACCCGCCCGGACCCGGCGGTCCACGGTGACGGCCCCTGGCCGGTGATCTTGGAGGCGAGCCCCTACCACGGCACGATCGCCGACCGCGAGGGCATCCGGGTCTTCCCGGACCCGCGGGACGAGAGCGGTGCACCGATCGGCATGACCGGCTACTTCGCGCCGCGCGGCTACGCCGTGGTGATGATGGACCTGCGGGGGACCGGCCGGTCCACCGGCTGTCTCGACCACCTCGGCCCCGACGACGCGCAGGATCTGAAGGCCATCGTCGAGTGGGCAGCCGACGCCGACTGGTCGTCCGGTGACGTCGGCATGACCGGCCACAGCTACGTCGGCTCCACACCGACCGTCGCCGCGGCCCAGGACCCCCGGGGCCTCAAGACCATCGCACCGTCGGCCGGCCTGGCCTCGATGTACGACCACCAGTTCCACAGCGGGGTGCCGTGGTTCCTGCAGTGGGTCGGTCCGATGTACGCCTACGAGCAGCTCGCCCTCGACCGCGACCTGCCCGGCGGTGACAACGCCGACGCGTTCCCGAACCCGCAGTTCGGGTGTGGCCTGCAGAACAGCGCCATCACCGCCGGCCACGGCCAGGTCACCGGCCAGTACCAGGGCTGGCACGCCGAGCGCGACTGGCGCGAGGGTGCGGCGGCTGCCGACATCCCGATCTTCATGATCCACGGCGTCAACGACAACGCTGCCCGTATCCCAGCCGCCGAGTGGTTCTTCGCCGACCGCACCCCGCGCGCCGACGACAAGACCTGGATCGGGCAGTGGGACCACGGTTCGGCCGGGAACACCACCTGCTCCGAGGGGCACGTGACCTGCCGCTTCGACCAGTGGAAGTACGCCCTGCACGCCTGGTTCGACCTGCACCTCCAGGGTCGCGACGTGCCGACGGGTCCGTCGGTCGAGGCGTTCCTCAACGGCGAGTCGGTGACCGTCGCCGAGGACTGGCAGCCCACCCGCGCGATCGAGACGCTGTACCTCGATGCATCGGACGGGTCCCTCGCGACGGAAGCGCCGGCCGAGGCCTCGTCCGCGTCGTTCACCGCGATCGCCGGTGACGGTTCGACCGAGTTCGTGTCCGCACCGCTGGCCGAGGACGTCGTGTTCCTCGGCGTGCCGCAGCTCCAGCTCGACGTGTCGGTGACCGGGCAGGTGGTCCACCTCGTCACCGACCTGCTCGTCGAGGAGGCGGACGGCACCCGTCGGCGCGCCAACCTGTGCGCGGCCAACACCCACCTGCGGGACTCGGTCGAGTCGCCGTCACCGGTGATCCCGGGTGACGTGATGTCCATCGACCTGCAGTGCTTCACGCAGGCGCACCGGGTGCTCGCGGGCGAACGGCTCGTGCTGTCGGTGGGGACCACCAGCGGGCACCACGTGCCGACGTTCGCGACGGACGTGCAGGTCACCGTGCACACCGGGCCGGACGCCGAGGGCTACCGCCTGTCGGTCGTGCCCGACGCACCCGTCTTCGCCGACGTCCCCCTCCGTGAGGGCGAGGGTGACGGCGACGACGGATCGGGCGAGCCGCAGCCTGCTGGCGAGGCGCAGGGTCCGGTCACCGACACCGTGACCGTGGTGGCACCGGGCCTCGGCGCCGTCGGCGTGGAGCCGCTCACCGAGGCCAGCGTCCCCTTCGAGGTGTCGGAGGGGTTCGACAACGCGCGTCTCCAGGCGGTGGCGACGACCTCCCTGCCCGGGGACATCGACCTGGACCTGCAGCGTCGAACCGGTGAGAACACCTGGGAGACGGTGGCGGTCGGTGCGAGCTTCGACCTGGGCGGCGAGACGCTGGCGCTGAACCGGCCGCAGCCGGGTGAGTACCGCCTGATCGTGCACAACTGGGCTGGCCCGCCGAACCAGGTCGACGTGCTGATCCGGTTCGTCAACAGCGCAGGTGAGGTCGGGAGCTGA
- the ilvA gene encoding threonine ammonia-lyase yields the protein MERRVELVTIDEVRAAAGRLTGVTEATPVERSRAIATAAGIDEVWLKCENLQRTGSFKLRGAYNRIAQLSPDERRRGVVCASAGNHAQGVALAASLQGVASTVFMPIEAPLPKVDATDAYGAEVRLVGETFDGALAEAIAFAEREGSVFVHPFDHPDIIAGQGTAGLELVDQVPDAGTVVVSVGGGGLISGVAVALRALRPDVRIVGVQAIGSASFPPSLAAGEPVALPSVDTIADGIAVKRPGELTFAHVRDLVDEVVAVTDAELSRAVVMLLERAKLVAEPAGAAAVAALLAGRGTLGDGPIVAIVSGGNIDPLVLQHLVTGGLTAENRYVTLRTRVPDAPGELARLLRTVADTRANVVGVQHHRVGSRLALGQVEVIIELETRGAEHVARIHEVLGASGYPTAAL from the coding sequence ATGGAGCGGCGTGTGGAGCTGGTCACGATCGACGAGGTCCGTGCTGCGGCAGGGCGGCTGACCGGGGTGACCGAGGCGACCCCCGTGGAACGGTCGCGCGCGATCGCGACCGCCGCCGGGATCGACGAGGTCTGGCTGAAGTGCGAGAACCTCCAGCGCACGGGGTCGTTCAAGCTGCGTGGCGCCTACAACCGCATCGCCCAGCTGTCGCCCGACGAGCGCCGCCGCGGGGTGGTGTGCGCATCGGCCGGCAACCACGCACAGGGGGTCGCGCTGGCGGCGTCGTTGCAGGGGGTCGCCTCGACCGTGTTCATGCCGATCGAGGCGCCGTTGCCCAAGGTCGACGCCACCGACGCGTACGGGGCCGAGGTGCGCCTCGTCGGGGAGACCTTCGACGGAGCCCTCGCGGAGGCGATCGCCTTCGCCGAGCGTGAGGGCAGCGTCTTCGTCCACCCCTTCGACCACCCGGACATCATCGCCGGCCAGGGGACCGCCGGTCTCGAGCTGGTCGACCAGGTGCCCGACGCGGGGACCGTCGTGGTCTCCGTCGGTGGCGGTGGCCTGATCTCGGGGGTGGCGGTGGCGCTCCGCGCCCTGCGCCCGGACGTGCGCATCGTCGGCGTCCAGGCGATCGGCAGCGCGTCGTTCCCGCCGTCGCTGGCGGCTGGTGAGCCGGTCGCCCTGCCGTCCGTGGACACGATCGCGGACGGCATCGCGGTCAAGCGTCCGGGCGAGCTGACCTTCGCCCACGTCCGCGACCTCGTCGACGAGGTGGTCGCGGTGACCGACGCCGAGCTGTCCCGTGCCGTCGTGATGCTGCTCGAGCGGGCCAAGCTCGTGGCCGAGCCCGCCGGTGCCGCTGCGGTCGCGGCCCTCCTCGCGGGCCGAGGCACGCTCGGGGACGGTCCCATCGTGGCCATCGTGTCGGGCGGCAACATCGATCCGCTGGTGCTCCAGCACCTGGTGACGGGCGGGCTCACGGCCGAGAACCGGTACGTGACCCTGCGCACCCGCGTCCCGGACGCGCCCGGCGAGCTGGCCCGCCTCCTACGCACCGTGGCCGACACGCGGGCGAACGTGGTCGGGGTGCAGCACCACCGGGTGGGCAGCCGGCTCGCGCTCGGGCAGGTCGAGGTCATCATCGAGCTCGAGACCCGCGGGGCCGAGCACGTCGCACGCATCCACGAGGTACTCGGCGCCTCGGGGTACCCGACAGCCGCGCTCTGA
- a CDS encoding sigma-70 family RNA polymerase sigma factor, with amino-acid sequence MQEDAVREDAELVVAARGGEPDVFGELVARWFDRCWEVAWRILRDRELAADVAQETLLRAWEDLATLQQPASFGGWVLRIARNRALDRQRRERWTVPTADDADLEPAARERPVDEDPARRAEQRQAAELVWSAATVLGERDLSLLDLHLRHGLEPHELADELGLAPNAAHQALFRLRKRLGGAVRARLMWHDGEPACVSLRAELAAAGSEGFDATTVRLIDRHVPDCLSCSEEHARVADPVGLFAAVPFVAAPVALRTEAVRWLGGAGVPVDPAHAATGGGPDGSGDHGGQDGPGHDDTDPGDDAGTDAGADAGPSHGWRRRLTVVAGGVVTLLVIAVLAAGELHDGLEPPRDAVAAGSLDRTPPPMDRTSAREVPFEEDAAAPDEIAPPGPTPSDEAPAEPRPGPEQREPTSPQPQEQPREPELEEPGQEDPTEEPTEEPTEEPSEEPEDPTTPPPPEPVIEHFVVRAGATCPDGGGHAHTLAWETSEADTVTLAVGDGPADEVVTSGTVQRCAPLGSVFELTATGPGGTVQRTATAS; translated from the coding sequence GTGCAGGAAGACGCCGTGCGCGAGGATGCCGAGCTGGTGGTCGCGGCCCGCGGGGGCGAACCGGACGTGTTCGGCGAGCTGGTGGCTCGCTGGTTCGACCGCTGCTGGGAGGTGGCCTGGCGCATCCTGCGCGACCGCGAGCTGGCGGCCGACGTGGCGCAGGAGACCCTGCTGCGCGCCTGGGAGGACCTCGCCACGCTGCAGCAGCCGGCTTCCTTCGGTGGCTGGGTCCTGCGCATCGCGCGCAACCGGGCGCTCGATCGTCAGCGCAGGGAGCGGTGGACCGTGCCGACCGCTGACGACGCCGACCTCGAGCCGGCCGCGAGGGAGCGACCGGTGGACGAGGACCCCGCACGCCGGGCCGAGCAGCGCCAGGCCGCCGAGCTGGTGTGGTCCGCCGCGACCGTCCTGGGCGAGCGCGATCTCAGCCTCCTCGACCTCCACCTGCGGCACGGCCTGGAGCCGCACGAGCTGGCCGACGAACTCGGGCTCGCGCCGAACGCCGCCCACCAGGCGCTGTTCCGGCTGCGCAAGCGGCTCGGTGGTGCGGTCCGGGCGCGGCTGATGTGGCACGACGGGGAGCCCGCGTGCGTCAGCCTCCGGGCCGAGCTCGCAGCCGCAGGCAGCGAGGGCTTCGACGCGACCACGGTCCGGCTGATCGACCGCCACGTGCCCGACTGCCTCAGCTGCAGCGAGGAGCACGCCCGCGTCGCCGACCCCGTGGGTCTGTTCGCCGCCGTGCCGTTCGTCGCGGCTCCCGTCGCCCTGCGTACCGAGGCGGTCCGCTGGCTCGGTGGAGCTGGCGTCCCGGTCGATCCGGCCCACGCTGCGACCGGTGGCGGGCCCGACGGGTCGGGTGACCACGGCGGGCAGGACGGCCCGGGACACGATGACACCGACCCGGGCGATGACGCCGGTACCGACGCCGGCGCTGACGCCGGTCCATCGCACGGGTGGCGCCGCCGTCTGACCGTCGTCGCGGGTGGTGTCGTCACCTTGCTGGTCATCGCGGTGCTCGCCGCGGGGGAGCTGCATGATGGCCTGGAGCCACCGCGGGACGCCGTCGCCGCTGGCTCGCTGGATCGGACACCGCCGCCGATGGACCGGACCTCCGCCCGGGAGGTGCCGTTCGAGGAGGACGCTGCCGCTCCCGATGAGATCGCTCCGCCGGGGCCGACCCCGAGCGACGAGGCCCCCGCGGAGCCTCGCCCCGGCCCCGAGCAGCGTGAGCCGACGTCGCCCCAGCCGCAGGAGCAACCTCGGGAGCCCGAGCTGGAGGAGCCGGGGCAGGAGGACCCCACCGAGGAGCCCACCGAGGAGCCCACCGAGGAACCGAGCGAGGAGCCGGAGGATCCGACGACCCCGCCGCCACCGGAACCGGTCATCGAGCACTTCGTGGTTCGGGCCGGGGCGACCTGCCCGGACGGCGGCGGTCACGCGCACACGTTGGCGTGGGAGACCAGCGAGGCGGACACGGTCACCCTGGCGGTCGGCGACGGTCCTGCCGACGAGGTGGTGACGAGCGGGACCGTGCAACGCTGCGCGCCGCTCGGCTCGGTCTTCGAGCTGACGGCGACGGGGCCGGGCGGGACCGTGCAGCGCACGGCGACCGCGAGCTGA
- a CDS encoding L,D-transpeptidase, with product MRTTARTLLAASLAALTLTACTVTTEPPPDSTAPPSTAPTTDAPTPPTDEPAVADEVPVTSATLIGRARGDLTIHDAPGGEVSHELPGTTPFGSTTTLLVLDHDTGPDAGWLQVAVPVRPNGTTGFVREEAVLLERTDLEVLIDTAARELTVRDGDEVLLTAPTAIGEPANPTPLGRFWLTDKVASDDPEGPYGPFALGLSARSETLTEFAGGDGQIAIHGTNQPGSIGQAVSHGCLRVTDEVVEALVELLPLGAPVTIS from the coding sequence ATGAGGACCACCGCACGGACGCTGCTCGCCGCCAGCCTCGCCGCTCTGACCCTGACCGCCTGCACGGTCACGACCGAGCCGCCGCCGGACTCGACGGCTCCTCCGAGCACGGCGCCGACCACCGACGCCCCGACCCCACCGACCGACGAGCCTGCGGTGGCCGACGAGGTCCCGGTCACCTCCGCGACCCTGATCGGCCGTGCCCGCGGTGACCTCACCATCCACGACGCACCGGGCGGCGAGGTCAGCCACGAACTCCCAGGGACCACACCCTTCGGTTCGACCACGACCCTGCTCGTGCTCGACCACGACACCGGTCCCGACGCGGGTTGGCTGCAGGTCGCCGTCCCCGTCCGCCCGAACGGCACCACCGGCTTCGTCCGTGAGGAGGCCGTCCTCCTGGAACGGACCGACCTCGAGGTCCTCATCGACACCGCGGCCCGCGAGCTGACCGTGCGCGACGGTGACGAGGTCCTGCTGACCGCGCCCACCGCCATCGGTGAACCCGCCAACCCCACCCCACTCGGGCGGTTCTGGCTCACCGACAAGGTCGCGTCCGACGACCCCGAGGGCCCGTACGGACCGTTCGCGCTCGGCCTGTCGGCACGCTCCGAGACGCTGACCGAGTTCGCCGGCGGTGACGGTCAGATCGCGATCCACGGCACGAACCAGCCGGGCAGCATCGGGCAAGCTGTCTCCCACGGATGCCTCCGCGTCACCGACGAGGTGGTCGAGGCGCTGGTGGAACTGCTGCCGCTCGGTGCTCCCGTGACGATCTCGTGA
- a CDS encoding alpha/beta hydrolase: MKLDRRVQLLDLVMRRGGYRIRDARTLADVQAIRAKRDAGDGPLGAIVGWVGRSIVGTVAAGVTIDHLEVPGADGPLRVRRYRTHASALDAPLVVNFHGGGFVLGDLDGNDWYCSTLVALTGAVVVSVDYRLAPEDPAPAAASDCIAATSWLAEHAAELGASGPLVVTGDSAGGNLAALVAVAARDAGGPPIALQALIYPATDLTMSFPSTVELADAPILGRADMDAFVRHYLGPDGDPADPAVSPHHVEDLTGVAPALVQTAEHDPLRDEGRAYADRLREAGVPTRWTEYAGVPHGFVSLPGICRSAHQAVAEIAQAIGSLDVADRLAARPR; the protein is encoded by the coding sequence GTGAAGCTCGATCGTCGCGTCCAGCTGCTCGATCTCGTGATGCGCCGCGGCGGGTACCGGATCCGCGACGCGCGGACGCTCGCCGACGTCCAGGCGATCCGCGCGAAGCGGGACGCCGGTGACGGTCCGCTCGGCGCGATCGTCGGCTGGGTCGGTCGGTCCATCGTCGGGACGGTCGCGGCGGGGGTGACCATCGACCACCTCGAGGTCCCGGGCGCCGACGGACCGCTGCGGGTCCGCCGCTACCGCACCCACGCCTCCGCGCTTGACGCGCCCCTGGTGGTCAACTTCCACGGCGGCGGGTTCGTCCTCGGCGACCTCGACGGCAACGACTGGTACTGCTCGACGTTGGTCGCCCTGACCGGCGCCGTGGTCGTCTCGGTCGACTACCGGCTGGCGCCCGAGGACCCGGCCCCCGCCGCCGCGTCGGACTGCATCGCCGCGACGAGCTGGCTCGCCGAGCACGCCGCCGAGCTCGGCGCGTCCGGCCCGCTGGTGGTCACCGGCGACAGCGCGGGCGGCAACCTCGCCGCGCTCGTCGCGGTCGCCGCACGTGACGCCGGTGGACCCCCGATCGCCCTGCAGGCGCTGATCTACCCGGCGACCGACCTCACGATGTCGTTCCCGTCGACCGTCGAGCTGGCGGACGCGCCGATCCTCGGGCGGGCTGACATGGACGCGTTCGTGCGCCACTACCTCGGCCCTGACGGCGATCCGGCCGACCCCGCCGTGTCACCGCACCACGTCGAGGACCTGACGGGTGTGGCCCCCGCCCTGGTGCAGACCGCCGAGCACGACCCGCTCCGCGACGAGGGTCGCGCCTACGCCGACCGGCTGCGCGAAGCCGGCGTGCCCACCCGGTGGACCGAGTACGCGGGGGTTCCCCACGGGTTCGTGTCGTTGCCCGGCATCTGTCGGTCCGCGCACCAGGCCGTCGCCGAGATCGCCCAGGCCATCGGGTCCCTCGACGTCGCTGACCGGCTCGCAGCCCGCCCCCGTTAG
- a CDS encoding class II fumarate hydratase, whose protein sequence is MADEFRTAHDTMGEMQIPIDALWGASTQRAVENFPVSGQPVPLEVVHAHAMLKWAAATANEESGVVTTEVADGIRRAADEVIAGDLDAHFPVDVFQTGSGTSTNMNVNEVVANRAKQLLGEDLSSNVVHPNDHVNASQSSNDTFPTSVHVAVARVAKSDLIPALQHLATALRDKADEWSGVVKSGRTHLMDATPVTLGQEFGGYARQVELGIARVEKALDSVYELALGGTAVGTGLNCPPGFVDRVIELMAERTELPFREAEDHFEAQGARDALVEVSGALKTIAVSLIKIANDVRWMASGPRTGLYEIQLPEIQPGSSIMPGKVNPVIPESVRQVAAQVIGNDAAVTVGGLSGELELNVMIPVMARNVIESERLLASVSRVFVDKCLAGTEATDQGPEFVERSLMQVTALVPEIGYERSAALAKKAHKEGKTLREVAVEDGVAEETLDRVLDYMRMTEGGVL, encoded by the coding sequence ATGGCCGACGAGTTCCGCACCGCACACGACACGATGGGCGAGATGCAGATCCCGATCGACGCGCTGTGGGGCGCCAGCACCCAGCGCGCCGTGGAGAACTTCCCGGTGTCGGGCCAGCCGGTCCCGCTCGAGGTGGTGCACGCCCACGCGATGCTCAAGTGGGCCGCCGCGACCGCCAACGAGGAGTCCGGGGTCGTCACCACCGAGGTCGCCGACGGCATCCGCCGCGCCGCCGACGAGGTGATCGCGGGCGACCTCGACGCCCACTTCCCCGTCGACGTGTTCCAGACCGGCTCGGGCACCTCGACCAACATGAACGTCAACGAGGTGGTGGCCAACCGCGCCAAGCAGCTGCTCGGTGAGGACCTGTCGTCGAACGTGGTCCACCCCAACGATCACGTGAACGCCTCGCAGTCGTCCAACGACACCTTCCCGACCTCGGTGCACGTGGCCGTCGCGCGCGTGGCCAAGAGCGACCTGATCCCCGCGCTGCAGCACCTCGCCACGGCGCTGCGCGACAAGGCCGACGAGTGGTCGGGGGTGGTCAAGTCCGGTCGCACCCACCTGATGGACGCGACGCCGGTGACCCTCGGCCAGGAGTTCGGCGGGTACGCGCGCCAGGTCGAGCTCGGCATCGCAAGGGTGGAGAAGGCGCTCGACTCGGTGTACGAGCTCGCCCTCGGTGGCACCGCGGTCGGCACCGGTCTCAACTGCCCGCCCGGGTTCGTGGACCGCGTCATCGAGCTGATGGCCGAGCGCACCGAACTGCCCTTCCGCGAGGCCGAGGACCACTTCGAGGCGCAGGGCGCCAGGGACGCCCTCGTCGAGGTGTCCGGCGCGCTGAAGACCATCGCGGTGTCGCTGATCAAGATCGCCAACGACGTGCGCTGGATGGCATCGGGCCCCCGCACCGGCCTGTACGAGATCCAGCTGCCCGAGATCCAGCCGGGCAGCTCGATCATGCCGGGCAAGGTCAACCCGGTGATCCCCGAGTCGGTCCGCCAGGTCGCCGCGCAGGTCATCGGCAACGACGCCGCCGTCACCGTCGGCGGGCTGTCCGGTGAACTCGAGCTCAACGTGATGATCCCGGTCATGGCCCGCAACGTCATCGAGTCCGAGCGGCTGCTCGCCTCGGTGTCGCGCGTCTTCGTGGACAAGTGCCTCGCCGGCACCGAGGCGACCGATCAGGGCCCCGAGTTCGTCGAACGCTCGCTGATGCAGGTCACGGCCCTCGTCCCCGAGATCGGGTACGAGCGTTCCGCCGCCCTGGCCAAGAAGGCCCACAAGGAGGGCAAGACCCTCCGCGAGGTCGCGGTCGAGGACGGCGTCGCCGAGGAGACCCTCGACCGGGTGCTCGACTACATGCGCATGACCGAGGGCGGCGTCCTCTGA